The segment CAATAAATTTTGAAACGAAACGGATAAGAAAGGGCGGGTTGGATTTTTCGTAAATAATCATGTGTAGGTTGACTTGACTTTTCGAATATAGGAAAAAGTTGCAGTCGTTATGCGGGCGAAGTATTTACGATTTATTTGCCAACTGTCCGCACGCAGCATCAATATCTTTGCCGCGGCTTTTTCTTATGCGGGCAACAATACCATTTTTTTCCAGGGTGGATTGGTACAGATGAACGGCTTCCGGTGAAGCCTGTTGAAACGCCCCGTCATCAATAGGGTTGTATTCAATTAAATTGACTTTACAGGGAATATGTTTACTGAATTTTACGAGCGCCTGCACGTGCTCAGGGGTGTCATTGATCCCCTTCCAAACTACATATTCGTAGGTAACTTTTCGTTTCGTTTTTTTATACCAGTATTTCAAAGCATCAGCAAGTTCTTCCAAAGGATTGGTTTCGTTAATGGGCATAATGGCTGAGCGTGTTTCGTTAATGGCATCGTGAAGTGAAACAGCAAGGTTAAACTTCACATCATCATCGGCCATTTTCCTGATCATTTTGGCAATGCCCACGGTGGACAGGGTAATGCGTTTGGATGCCATGTTTAATCCTTCGGGTGAAGTGATTTTACCAATGGCTTCCAGTACATTGGCATAATTCAACAACGGTTCGCCCATTCCCATAAACACAATGTTGGTAAGCGGCCTGTTGAAAAAGAGTTCTGCTTGTTCTTTAATGGCTACCACCTGGTCATAAATTTCATCGGGCGATAAATTTCGCATGCGTTTCAGCCGAGCGGTGGCACAAAATTTACAATCGAGGCTGCAACCCACTTGCGATGACACGCAAGCGGTAATGCGGTCTTTTGTAGGGATTAAAACGGATTCAACCACTAAATCATCGTAAAGCTTAACGGCATTTTTTATGGTGCCATCTTCGCTGCGTTGCATGTTGTCGACCCGAATGTGATTAATGGAGAAGTTTTGTTTTAGTAATTCGCGCGTGGATAACGAGAGGTTGGTCATCTGGTCAAAATCTTTCGCTGATTTTTTCCATAACCATTCGTAAACCTGTTGCGCCCGGAAGGGTTTCTCACCATGCCGGACGAAAAAATTTTTCAGTTCATCCAGGGTGAGCTTGCGTACATCCTTTTTTTCGATGGTTTCCTGCATATTACTTTATGCGCACCAGTTCCACACGTTCGCAGGAGCGATCTTTATTGAACATTTTGAGCGATGAAGAAGAAAGGTCTTCGATAATAAAAGTGTCCGTGATCAGTCTGGATTTTTTGTCGAGAAAATAAAGGGCTTCATTGGTATAGCGGTACAGAAATTTTTCTTTTGCTGTGGCCTTTTTCTTTCCACGCGAACGCCAGTTTTCTTCGCCCGACCCATCGGCATTAAAGGTCATGGTTTTCGGGGCATTGCCTGCCAGGGATGACATACTTTCCAAGAGTTCTTCCTCCGTTTCAGAAGGTTCGCCAAATTCATTTCCCATGCAGTTGCCTTGCTTTACCACCTGCCATGTTCCGGTTAGCGTTTGTGCCATCAGGCTACACGCGCTCAGAATGATCAAACTCACCAGTAAGCTTTTCATGTCAACCTCCTTTTTTAACAAAATTAGCGAAAACCAATCCCAATGCCTTTGAAAACTCTTAATTAAAACTCAATTTTCATGCCTTTAAATTTTGTATGAAGAGCAACGCAATTGTCATTACAGGTGGTTATCTCGACAGTAGTAACGCCAAAACCGCACACGGACTTATACGGGGTACCGAGCGTTTTAACATCCTGGGTATCATCGATAACAAATCGGCTGGCAGGGATGCCGGGGAAGTGCTGGATGGAAAGCACCGAAACTTGCCGGTATATGCCTCCATTCCGGAATTTTTGAAAACGTCAGGCAAACAAGCACAGTATTGCATTATTGGGGTGGCCACAAAGGGTGGCGTAATCCCGGAGTCGCTCCACGATTTGCTGGTAGAGGCTTTAAACCATAACCTTAGCATTGTAAATGGCCTGCACGATTATGTTTCTGACCATGAAGACCTGAAAGCCCTGGCCGATCAAAAAGGCCTTGAAATTATTGATGTGCGAAAGCCCAAGAAATTCAAGGACCTGCATTTCTGGAATGGAAAAATAAAAGAAGTTAAGTCGGTTAAGGTGGCTGTACTGGGGACCGATTGTGCCTTAGGTAAACGAACTACCTCAAGAATATTAACCGAAGCCATGACAGCAGCCGGATATAAGGCCGAAATGATTTACACCGGCCAAACCGGGTGGATGCAGGGCGCCCGGTATGGATTTATTTTCGACTCAACCCTCAACGACTTCATATCTGGAGAAATGGAACATGCCGTGTGGCAATGTTATCAGGATGTAAAGCCCGACATTATGTTCATTGAAGGCCAATCCGCATTGCGTAATCCCAGTGGGCCTGCCGGTGCTGAATGGATTGTGTCGGCTGATGCGGATATTGTGGTACTGCAACATAACCCGGCACGTAAGCAGTATAAGGATATGGAATACTATCCGGCCTACATTCCTTCGGTTAAAGATGAAATTGATTTGATTAAAATTTATGGTGCGACCACTGTGGGCATAACCGTAAACACCATGAAGATGCAAGCCGATGAAGCAAGGGATTGGGCCCGCCAAACCGAAACAGAACTGAATATACCCGTAGTACTGCCCTTGGAAGATGGCGTTGACCGGTTGGTTGCGGTGTTTGCCGAATTAATTAAGAAGAATAAAGCCTAAGCCCCATGAAAATTAAAAATATTAAAATCTGGAGTGCCGACCTCGGAAACACCAAACCTTATACCATTGCTTTTAAAACCGTTGACGAAGTGCGCAATGCTTTCGTTGAAATTGCTTTGGATAATGGAATGACGGGCTTGGGTTCCGGTAATCCCAGCGAGTATGTGGTGGGCGAAAACCTTTCGCAAACATTGGATGCTTTACAGGAAAAAAACCTCGGGTACCTGGTTGGCCGCGACATCCGTGAAATGAAACATCTGGCTTTTGAAACCTGGCAAAAATTCCCCAAGAACCCTGCCGCCCGCGCAGCCATAGATATAGCTTTGCACGATGCGTTTACTAAATATCTGGGCATTCCGCTGGTAAAATACTTAGGCCAAAAAATATACAGCATGCCCACGTCCAACACGATAGGGATTAAGAACGTTACGGAAACCCTCAAGGAAACCGGTGAGTACCTGAAACAGGGATTTAAGGCCATAAAAGTGAAGCTCGGTAAAGACCTGGCAGAAGATATTGAACGCATGGTTAAAATGCGCGAACAGTTTGGTTACGATTATGCCATTCGCATTGACGCTAACCAAGGATATACTGCACAACAAACCATAGAATTTTTTCAAAGGACACAGAATTTAAAAATTGAGTTGATCGAGCAACCCTTGCCTGCCAGGGCCGTTCAGGAAATAAAAAACCTGCCGGAAGAGGTTCGTGAAGTAATTGCAGCCGATGAATCACTCATTTCTCCCAAGGATGCATTGGAGTTGATAAAGCCACCACGTGCTTGCGGTATATTTAATATTAAGTTGATGAAGTGTGGCGGTGTAACGCAAGGTCTGAAAATTGCTGACATTGCCTTTCAGGAAGGTATTGATTTGTTCTGGGGCTGTAATGATGAAAGTATAATCAGTATCACGGCTGCCCTTCATACTGCTTTTGCCTGTGCCCATACAAAGTATATCGACCTTGACGGAAGCCTTGATTTAGGAAAAGATGTTGTGAAGGGGGGATTTATTTTGAAAGACGGCCTGATGTATTGTTCGGATAAGCCCGGGCTTGGGGTTGAACTTCTTTAGCACTTAAATGCCGGCCTCGATCTGAAACCTGAGTTGCCAACGGTTAAAATCCACTACATTTCCCTTCATCCAGTTGTTTTGCTCGTACGTTAAATCGCTTTGTAATTTTAAGCGGTGCCCCCGTATATATTTATTTACGCCTAACGTAAATTGTTTAACCTCAGGTGTTAACAGTTGGATTTCCGGATTGGGCCGTACACGGGAGAACCTTCCAACAAGTTCGTAGTCAGTTTTAAAAAGGTAGCTGGCCTGGTAATTCTCCCCATGGCCTACATATACATAACGCTGGTCGCCATCGGTATTCATGGTAATGGGATCAAATGTATTGCGTCTTAATAATTCGGAGGTCGCAGCCCAGCCCCGGTATTTGAAGAGAAAGTCGAACATAAAGGTCTCGATATCGCGGGGCTCATATAAAAACCTGCCCAACTGCCCACCGGTGCGGATGGCATTCATGTTTTTCGACAGGGTTGTTCCTATGGATAGTTTCGGTTTTTTTTCGCGTACCAGGTCGCCTTCAAAATAATCACCACCGTTCATGAATTTTCCGAAGGGTAGCAATTCCACCCTGCCGGTATAGGCCAGGCCCCGGTCGGATGCATTGATATTCCTTCCTTCACCGGATGAAACAGCTGCCCTGAAAACGTAATAAAATTTTTGAATGGAATTGTTATAATAAAACTGCGCACCAAAATCACGGTCAATGTTGAAGATGGAGTTGACGATAGAGCGGTCAGCCAATTGTAAGTCGCCCGAAGAATTAACACGCTGCCGGTTTCCCGGAAGCTTGGTTTGCCCGAGGCCGATAGAAAAGTTTTCATTGAAGCTGTAAATGATCATGGCATCGCGGACTACATTGGGAAACCCGGTATCATCAAAATCCATATCGGCCCGCGTAAAAGCAAGCTGAATAAGGTAGTAAAGTTTGGGTGTGTAAATGAAGCCATCAAACCTAAGCCGTAACCTCCTCACCCGTGCTTCCACCTGGTCTATCGATAAATCAGTATCACTCTCTGTTAAAAAGGCCGCACGGTTTTGCATGCGAAAGCGGATGTTGAGCATGAAAACGCTATCCGGTGAAATAATGCCCAAGCCTTTGCCATACGAAAAATATGGCGATGGGGAGATGTCGCCCTGGGCAAATGTTGGACCTGTTGCGCTGAAGAGAAAAAGAATAAACAGAAGGCGGTTTACTGATATGTTCATGCCGTAAAGGAATCCATGCAAAGATGGAAAAACTTTTCATTCACGGCCGTAAAAGAAAAACCCCGCCAGGTTTCCCGGGCGGGGCATTCAACCAAACCCCTCTAACCAAACCCTCAATCCTTGCTTTCGCAGAATTGCTCCGGAGGGGAGTTGCCGGGTGGCCCGGCACGGAGCGTTACCAATCCTTAATCTATTTCATTAACAACGTCAGCGTCCTCAAGGTTCTCGAAAACAAATTCATTTTCGTTTCGCAGGTCCACATAAATTATCGAGTCTTTATGAACTTTTCCGGACAAGATCTGTTTGGAGAGCTCATTCAGTATTTCACGCTGCATCACACGCTTCAGCGGTCGTGCCCCAAATTGTGGGTCGTAACCGATTTTTGCCAGTCGCTCACGGGCTTCATCCGATACCTCGATTTTTATTCCGGCCTCTTCCAGGCGGGCGCGTACCAGGTCAACCTGGATGTCCACAATTTTGCGGATGTCCCTACGGCTCAACGGACGGAACATGATAATTTCATCAATGCGGTTCACAAACTCTGGCCTTACCGACTTTTTCAATAACGACAGTACTTCCGCTTTCGTATCTTCCAGTATTTCGAAATAGTTCTGATCGGTAATTTTTTCAAAATTCTCCTGGATAATGTGCGAACCGATATTGGTGGTCATGATAATGATTGTATTCTTGAAGTTCGCTACCCGACCTTTATTGTCGGTTAACCTTCCGTCATCTAACACCTGAAGCAGAATGTTAAACACATCAGGATGCGCTTTTTCAATTTCATCCAATAAAATAACCGAATAAGGTTTTCTTCGAATAGCCTCCGTTAGCTGACCGCCTTCATCATATCCTACATAGCCCGGAGGTGCGCCAATCAATCGGCTTACACTGTGACGCTCCTGGTATTCGCTCATATCAATGCGCACCATGGCGTGTTCATCATTGAATAAGTATTCGGCCAGTGCTTTCGACAATTCGGTTTTACCTACCCCGGTTGTTCCCATGAAGATAAACGAACCGATAGGGCGTTTCGGGTCTTGCAACCCCGCACGGCTTCTGCGTACAGCATCGCTTAATGCCTGTATGGCTTCTTCCTGTCCGGCCACGCGCTTGCTCAGCTCTTCTTCCAGGTGCAATAGTTTCTCACGCTCGCTTTGCAGCATTTTTGAAACCGGTATGCCAGTCCAGCGGGCTACAACTTCGGCAATGTCCTCGCTGTCTACCTCCTCTTTCAATAACGATTTATCGCCCTGCATTTGCTTTATTTGAAGCTGGTATTCATTAAGACGTTTTTCTGCTTCCGTTATTTTACCATAGCGGATCTCGGCCACTTTGCCGTAGTCACCTGCTTTTTCAGCTTGCTCTGCTTCAAACTTCAGTTTGTCAATAACTTCCTTTTGTTTTTGAATACCTTGTACAACTTCCTTCTCGCTGTCCCATTTCGCTTTCAGGGCGTTGCGCTCTTCAGTAAGGTCGGCAATCTCTTTGCTTAAAACTTTTTCTTTCTCTTTGTCTTTTTCCCTGCGTATAGCCTCACGTTCAATTTCCAGTTGCATGATCCTGCGGTTGAGTTCATCCAGCTCTTCCGGCAACGAATCCATCTCCAGGCGAAGCTTCGAAGCAGCCTCATCCATTAAGTCGATAGCTTTGTCCGGCAAGAAACGATCGCTGATGTAACGGCTGGATAATTCAACCGCGGAAATAACCGCATCGTCTTTAATGCGCACCCCGTGGTGCAGTTCGTATTTGTCTTTAATACCGCGCAGTATGGAAATAGAATCTTCGGTAGAAGGTTCATCCACCATTACCGCCTGGAACCTGCGCTCAAGCGCTTTATCTTTTTCGATATACTTCTGGTATTCTTTAAGCGTGGTGGCACCAATGGCATGAAGTTCACCACGGGCAAGAGCAGGCTTTAACAAATTAGCGGCATCCATCGCACCTTCGCCACCGCCTCCGGCCCCGATCAAGGTGTGGATTTCGTCAATGAACAGGATAATCTGCCCGTCTGAATCGGTTACTTCTTTTATAACAGCTTTCAAACGCTCTTCAAACTCGCCTTTGTATTTGGCGCCTGCCACCAGCAAGCCCATATCCAGCGATACAATGATTTTCGTTTTCAGGTTTTCGGGCACATCACCATTCACGATGCGTTGTGCCAGGCCTTCTACGATAGCGGTTTTACCAACCCCCGGTTCGCCTAAAAGGATCGGGTTGTTTTTTGTTCTGCGCGAAAGGATTTGCAACACGCGCCTGATCTCGTCATCGCGGCCAATTACCGGGTCGATTTTCCCTTTTTTGGCCAGTTCGTTTAAATTTTTTGAATAACGTTCCAGCGATTTGTATTTCGCTTCGGCATTTTGATCGGTTACTGTATTTCCACCGCGCAATTCTTTTATTGCTTTTACGAGTGCTGAGCGTTCAAAGCCAACATCGCGCAGCAGCAAAGCGGCTTTATCTTTACCCGCCAACAAGGCCAGTAACAAATGCTCCACAGCAATGTATTGGTCTTTAAATTCACGCAATTCTTTTTCGGCTTGCTGCAACAAGGCATTGGTTGCCGAAGACAAGTATGGTTGCTGGCCCGATACTTTTGGATAGGAATTCAGTAACTCATCCAGTTTGGTATCCAGCAAAGCTTTATTGATAGCCAGTTTCTTAACCAAATAAGAGGCTACATTTTCATCTGTTTCAAGTATGGCTTTCAGGATGTGCCCGGGTTCAATAGCCTGTTGCTGCAAACCCATGGCAATCTCGGCCGACTTCTGTAGGGCCTCCTGTGATTTAATGGTGTATTTCTCGAAGTTCATAATCGTATTCTCTCAGCGCGCTTGAGCACAAAACATAATCCAGTGAAAGTTTGATCCGGTTTCAGGAATTTTTGTCATTAAATTTTTAGCTTTAGAAAGCAATTGCAGTCATTTTGACTTAGAAAGAAATAATCTATGCCAAAAAAGAAGCGTGATGAATCGAACGATTTTCCAAAAGCAACCTTACTGGAAGTTGCATGGGAGGTTTGTAACCAGGTAGGCGGAATTTATACGGTAATACGTTCAAAAGTTCCGGCCATGATGAAGCACAGGAATGGCCCGTATTGCCTTATTGGACCATATGTTTCAAAAAATATACTGGCTGAAATTGAACCTTTTGAAGATTCCAGCGATGCCTTTGGGTTAACGATTCAGCACTTGCGCGATCAGGGTGTTGAGGCTTACTATGCCGAATGGCTGATTACCGGAAGGCCCAAGGTAATTTTGTTGAATCCCGACAGCATAGCACCGGAAAAATTGCGATTGATCCGTTACCATCTCTTCAAAGAATATGGCATACCCACTCCGGAAGATCATGCGCTGATAAACCGTGTTATTGCTTTCAGTTACCTCACCTCCCTCTTTATTGAAACGTTTATTCAATTTGCTGATAAGGATCACCCGGTGATCGCGCATTTTCATGAATGGATGGCCGGTTTGCCCATTCTGGATATCAAACATAAGAAGTTACCGGTTAAAACCATCTTCACTACGCACGCCACTCAGCTTGGCAGGCACCTGGCCATTAACTCGCCCCAGTTTTATGCGCACCTTCCATTTTTTAAGTGGGAACTGGAAGCACCCAAATTTGGCATTGAACCCGAAGCAAGAATTGAGTTTGCCTGTGCCAACAACGCGGACATGCTGAGCACGGTAAGCGATGTTACTGCCCGGGAGTGTAAGCACTTATTAAAACGTATACCCGAAATTATTTTGCCCAATGGTTTGAACATTGAACGCTTTGTGGCCTTGCATGAGTTTCAAAATTTGCATGCGCAATACAAAGAAGAAATCAACCAGTTTGTAATGGGTCATTTTTTTCAATCCTACTCGTTCGATCTGGATAAGACCATTTACTTCTTCACTTCAGGCCGGTACGAGTATAAAAACAAGGGATTTGATTTAACGTTGCGCGCATTGCAATTGCTCAATGATCAACTGAAAAAAGACGGTGCCGATGTAACGGTAGTGATGTTTTTTGTAACCAAGCGCGAGTACTACAGCATTAAACCCGAAGTACTGCAATCGCGGGCCGTGATGGAGGAGGTGCGCCAAACCTGTGAGGCCATACAAAAACAAATTGGCAGGCGTTTATTTTATGCGAGTACTACCAGCCAGGACCATCGCCTGCCAAACCTGAGCGATTTTGTGGATGAATACTGGAAACTGCGTTACCGCAGAACCATACAATCGTGGAAGAGCAGTAACCTGCCATTGGTTTTCACGCACAAACTGGTGGACGAACAAGGTGATGACATTTTGCAGTACGTGTACAAAAACAACATGCTCAACCATCCTGCCGACAAGGTAAAGATTGTTTACCATGCGGATTTCATCAATGCCACCAACCCGTTGTTTGGTATTGAGTACAGTCAGTTTGTTCGCGGTTGCCATTTGGGAATATTTCCAAGTTACTATGAGCCATGGGGATACACTCCGTTGGAGTGTATGGCCAGCGGTGTGCCGGCTGTTACCAGCGACCTCTCCGGTTTTGGTGACTATATTTTGCGCCATTCCAACGATCCTTCGCAGTACGGCCTCTACGTGATTGAACGCGGCAAGCGAAGCTTTGAATGGTCGGCTATTCAGTTGGCCAATGTATTGTACGACTTTTTAAAGCAGACCAGGCGTGAGCGCATCATGCAGCGCAACAAAGTGGAGAACCACTCAGCCGAGTTCGACTGGCAGAATTTAATTAAGCATTATAAGCAGGCATATGTGAGGGTGTTGGGGGAGAGGTGATGTGTTTATTGACTACAAGTCGCTTTACCCAGCTTTCGAACCATTGCTTGTCCTGTTCGGGGTTTTTGAAAGATGATTGTACATTATTTCCATAGGGTAGCAAGATCAGGTTTTGGTATACTTACGTTGATTCATCGGTTTTGTTGATCAATAGTTTGCCGGAATGCAGAAGTAACGGAACGGCATACACGACAATCATGGCGTAAGCCATTATGGTATAGCCTTTTGCCACCAGGTCGATAATGCCAACCTGTGATAAAATCAAGGCAGCCAGTAAAGCGCTTAACGCAATCCATGCTTTTGTAAGCCTCTTTAATGGCTTACCCCGCTGTCTGCTCTCTTCTTCAATCCTACCGATGAAGCCATGGATCATTCCTGTAGCCGTTTCAATAAGCGTCCAGCCCACAACAATACTGAATACAATTATGAATGCAGGGTGAAATGAAGTTAACATGGCCAGCCAGGGTACCGCAGCTTCCAAAATATCCTTGTCAGGATAATAGGCCATGATGGCAAAGTAAGTGAGAAACCAGGGAACGGTCATAAGTATCCCGGCAATCAACCCGGCCATAACACTTTGTTTTTTTGTTTGAATACCTCGATAGGTAAAAAAGGACGAAGGATATACACCCAGGTTATAGCCAACATACAACACCCCCGTCCCCAATACAATCCAGACTGAGGAAGTATCAGACAAATCCGTATTCCAGCGCTGAAATGTTTCTGCAATGGCCTCACCTCTTTGGATGAAAATGGTGAAGGAGAAAATAATGTAAGCTGCGAACAGTGCAAGGGTGCCAATGGTTTCCATGCGTGCAATGGTTTCATCGCCATAGTAATTGAGAAGACCCACCACAATGATGATAATGATCACGCCAACCCATTGATTGAAGCCGAGTGTATTATGTAGAATTTCACCGGCTGCCGCAGCCATCACTGCAATTACCAAAATTGCACCTAAGAGATACACTGCTTCGTAAATGATCCACCATCTGCCGATTAATTTTTTAAGTAATGATTTGTAATCATAAACATGCCATTGGCGACATGCTTCAATGGATAAAATCGCCAATAAAGAGAACCCAAAGAAGATGGCCAGGCCACTCATCCATCCGTTGGCGCCAAACTTGCCACCATACTCTACGATCTCGCGCCCGGTGGCATACCCGCCACCAATCAACACCGATTGAAGAATGATGCCGGGAAGAAAAATTATATTGAGTTTGGAGAAAAAACTTTGCAGATTCAAAATGGTCTGGTTAAGCCATTAAGATAACAAGAATTTCTTCAGCGTATTATCAACTGCCAGTGTTGGCCATCTCCCAGCCAATAATGCTTTTCTTGCGGATGGCACTCCACCGATATTCACCAAGAATACCATCTTTACGAATAACCCTATGACAGGGAATCAGGTAAGCAATATGATTTGAGCCTACTGCTGAACCTACAGCCTGTATGGCTTTCGGGTTTGATATTCTCTCGGCAATATCCTGGTATGTGGTTATATCGCCCATCGGGATTTTTAATAGCGCTTCCCACACTTTGATCTGGAAGTTTGTACCCTTAACGAATAAATGGAGTTTACTTTGATTACTGTTTTTGCGGTTAAAGATCTTATCAACGAATTCAATCGTTAAGTTTTGGTTTTGATGAAAAACTGAATTGTGCCAATGTTCCTTCATTTTTTCCAGTTCATGTCTTCCGTCTTCATCCAGACTTATAAATGAAAGCCAGCAAATGCCCCGTTCGGTTACGCCAATCAGGCAATTGCCAAAAGGCGTTTCATGAAATCCGTATTCAATCTGAATGCCTGAGCCACGTAACTTATATTCCTGTGGTGTTACTGCTTCCAGGGTTGTGAATAAATCATACACGCGTGATTGTCCTGAGAGCCCGGCTGTTTGCGCTAACTCTTCAAGATTTCTGCTCTCCTGTAATTTCTTTTTTAAGAAATCGGTAGTCAGGAATTGTAAAAATCTTTTCGGGCTGATACCTGCCCACTCTGTGAAGATGCGTTGGAAGTGAAAGGGTGATAAGTGAACCTGTTCGGCAACTTCATCTAATTCCGGCTGACGGTGAACATTTTTTTCCAGGTATTCGATGGCCTGCGCAATGCGCTGGTAATTAATATGGTGTTCCTGACTGATCAACAGCATAAAGGTACGTGTTTGATTATGCTGTAAAAGTGATGGATTATGATTAGTTGGAAAACCTGAAACTTGCTGATTTTAAGCCTCTGTGGTGGTTGCTTTCGGATCGGTAAACATGAAGCCCCGACCTTCATCGCCTTCATAGAAATCAATTTCTTTGCCCACTACGTACATGGTGTGGCGCTTGTCTACCAAAACCGGTATGCCTTCAATGGTATAGCTTTGGTCGTTCTCCTTTTTTTTGTCGAACCCGATGAGCAGGGAAACCCCACAACCTCCACCACGAACTCCAACCCGCAAACCGTAATCGGCAGGGATATTTTTTGTCTGCATGATTTTGCGGACTTCTTCAGCAGCTTTTGGGGTTAGGGTTACAGGTTGAAAATTGATCATGACGTTTAAACGCCTGGTAGTTTTTTCGGGTTCCGTGAAGTGTGAAATATTCTGGCAATTACTACATGAGTTGAATCTACTCTGTAGATAATTTTATAACTCCAAACAACGATAAACCTGTAATCAGATTTTTTATGTACTAATACTGGCTCTTGTACCCCAAGAAATGGGTGCATTTCAAGGTGGCTTATAGCATCAATAATTTTTGAGTGGACAATTCTTGCATAATAAATTCCTTGATCCTCCCGAATGTAGCGAATGGCTCTTTCAAATTGCCGGAAAGCACGCTTTGTCCATATTACTTTAACCATTCACCAGATTTCGAAATAACTTCTTCGTGGGTTAAAGTTTGTCCGGCTGCCTCTTCTTTTTCGGATTCTTCAATATCTGCAAGGAGCGATAATTGCTGATACACATCCTCGAGACGGGTGTCATCAGTAATTTTTTTGGCTATTTCGAGCAGATGCTCTTTAAGTTTATTTTCCATAATGATGGTTAAAATTAGTAATTTTCAACACTTTTTGGTGAAAATTAATTCTATGGATGCGCTTATTGATTTTGGCAAGATTCTGATCCCCGCTTCGTTAGTGTTGTATGCGGCATACCTGTTGGTAAGGTCGTTCCTGGCCAAGGAAATTGAACTGAAAAAGCTTGAAATCCGAAGCCGCAGCATTGAAACGGTGCTGCCGTTGCGCTTGCAGGCCTATGAAAGAATGTGCCTGTTCCTGGAACGAATCAGCCCGCAAAATTTGTTAGTACGCCTGAACCCTGGGCCGGTGCCTGCACGCGATTTTCACCAGGTTTTATTGAGCGAAATACGGAATGAGTATAACCACAACGTATCGCAACAGATTTTCATGAGCGAAAGCAGTTGGGAACTTGTACGCAATGCGAAGGAGGATTTGGTAGTAACGATTAATGAAGCTGCATCGGAAATGGGGCAAGAGGCTACCAGCCTGGATCTGTCGAAAAAGATATTTGAAAAGATGATTAGCAAACCCGACTCCATTGCACATGCGCTGGTGGAGATAAAGCGGGAGATACAACAAACCTTTTAACATGACCAACATTTTTTATCAATCGGCTTTACGCCAGGCTTCCGGCTTCTTCGGTCGGCATGGGCGCATGGCCATGTTGCTTTCGCAACTGACCATTAAGGTGGGCCGCATGAATAAAAAGGATTTGAGTTTTCGGAAAGCAAAGTCCAAACTCGATGTATTGGTTCGGCTCATCAAATCATATACGAATGGCAGCTACCGGACCATTCCATGGAAAACAATCGCTATGATTTTAGCGGCTATCATTTATTTCGTAAACCCGTTCGATCTTATACCTGATCTTGCTCCGGTGGTTGGGTTGACCGATGATTTTTCAATTTTATTGTGGGTGTACAGCTCCGTTCAAACGGAA is part of the Cyclobacteriaceae bacterium genome and harbors:
- a CDS encoding methylated-DNA--[protein]-cysteine S-methyltransferase, which produces MLLISQEHHINYQRIAQAIEYLEKNVHRQPELDEVAEQVHLSPFHFQRIFTEWAGISPKRFLQFLTTDFLKKKLQESRNLEELAQTAGLSGQSRVYDLFTTLEAVTPQEYKLRGSGIQIEYGFHETPFGNCLIGVTERGICWLSFISLDEDGRHELEKMKEHWHNSVFHQNQNLTIEFVDKIFNRKNSNQSKLHLFVKGTNFQIKVWEALLKIPMGDITTYQDIAERISNPKAIQAVGSAVGSNHIAYLIPCHRVIRKDGILGEYRWSAIRKKSIIGWEMANTGS
- a CDS encoding type II toxin-antitoxin system RelE/ParE family toxin → MVKVIWTKRAFRQFERAIRYIREDQGIYYARIVHSKIIDAISHLEMHPFLGVQEPVLVHKKSDYRFIVVWSYKIIYRVDSTHVVIARIFHTSRNPKKLPGV
- the clpB gene encoding ATP-dependent chaperone ClpB — translated: MNFEKYTIKSQEALQKSAEIAMGLQQQAIEPGHILKAILETDENVASYLVKKLAINKALLDTKLDELLNSYPKVSGQQPYLSSATNALLQQAEKELREFKDQYIAVEHLLLALLAGKDKAALLLRDVGFERSALVKAIKELRGGNTVTDQNAEAKYKSLERYSKNLNELAKKGKIDPVIGRDDEIRRVLQILSRRTKNNPILLGEPGVGKTAIVEGLAQRIVNGDVPENLKTKIIVSLDMGLLVAGAKYKGEFEERLKAVIKEVTDSDGQIILFIDEIHTLIGAGGGGEGAMDAANLLKPALARGELHAIGATTLKEYQKYIEKDKALERRFQAVMVDEPSTEDSISILRGIKDKYELHHGVRIKDDAVISAVELSSRYISDRFLPDKAIDLMDEAASKLRLEMDSLPEELDELNRRIMQLEIEREAIRREKDKEKEKVLSKEIADLTEERNALKAKWDSEKEVVQGIQKQKEVIDKLKFEAEQAEKAGDYGKVAEIRYGKITEAEKRLNEYQLQIKQMQGDKSLLKEEVDSEDIAEVVARWTGIPVSKMLQSEREKLLHLEEELSKRVAGQEEAIQALSDAVRRSRAGLQDPKRPIGSFIFMGTTGVGKTELSKALAEYLFNDEHAMVRIDMSEYQERHSVSRLIGAPPGYVGYDEGGQLTEAIRRKPYSVILLDEIEKAHPDVFNILLQVLDDGRLTDNKGRVANFKNTIIIMTTNIGSHIIQENFEKITDQNYFEILEDTKAEVLSLLKKSVRPEFVNRIDEIIMFRPLSRRDIRKIVDIQVDLVRARLEEAGIKIEVSDEARERLAKIGYDPQFGARPLKRVMQREILNELSKQILSGKVHKDSIIYVDLRNENEFVFENLEDADVVNEID
- a CDS encoding iron-sulfur cluster assembly accessory protein; this translates as MINFQPVTLTPKAAEEVRKIMQTKNIPADYGLRVGVRGGGCGVSLLIGFDKKKENDQSYTIEGIPVLVDKRHTMYVVGKEIDFYEGDEGRGFMFTDPKATTTEA
- a CDS encoding glycosyltransferase, producing MPKKKRDESNDFPKATLLEVAWEVCNQVGGIYTVIRSKVPAMMKHRNGPYCLIGPYVSKNILAEIEPFEDSSDAFGLTIQHLRDQGVEAYYAEWLITGRPKVILLNPDSIAPEKLRLIRYHLFKEYGIPTPEDHALINRVIAFSYLTSLFIETFIQFADKDHPVIAHFHEWMAGLPILDIKHKKLPVKTIFTTHATQLGRHLAINSPQFYAHLPFFKWELEAPKFGIEPEARIEFACANNADMLSTVSDVTARECKHLLKRIPEIILPNGLNIERFVALHEFQNLHAQYKEEINQFVMGHFFQSYSFDLDKTIYFFTSGRYEYKNKGFDLTLRALQLLNDQLKKDGADVTVVMFFVTKREYYSIKPEVLQSRAVMEEVRQTCEAIQKQIGRRLFYASTTSQDHRLPNLSDFVDEYWKLRYRRTIQSWKSSNLPLVFTHKLVDEQGDDILQYVYKNNMLNHPADKVKIVYHADFINATNPLFGIEYSQFVRGCHLGIFPSYYEPWGYTPLECMASGVPAVTSDLSGFGDYILRHSNDPSQYGLYVIERGKRSFEWSAIQLANVLYDFLKQTRRERIMQRNKVENHSAEFDWQNLIKHYKQAYVRVLGER